A stretch of the Chloroflexota bacterium genome encodes the following:
- a CDS encoding nucleotidyltransferase family protein has product MTRDDILRALARFRDTRRDEYGIVRIGVFGSVARGEFTETSDVDVVVELAHPDLLLLVGIKQELEELLHRPVDVVRHRERMNPHLKERIQKEAVYV; this is encoded by the coding sequence ATGACAAGGGACGACATTTTGCGCGCACTGGCACGATTTCGGGACACGAGACGGGATGAATATGGCATCGTGCGCATTGGTGTCTTCGGCTCGGTCGCCAGAGGCGAATTCACCGAGACCAGCGACGTGGACGTGGTGGTGGAACTTGCCCATCCGGACTTGCTCCTCCTCGTGGGCATCAAGCAGGAACTGGAGGAACTGCTGCACCGCCCCGTGGACGTGGTACGGCATCGGGAGCGGATGAACCCGCACCTCAAGGAGCGGATTCAGAAGGAAGCTGTATATGTATGA
- a CDS encoding DUF86 domain-containing protein, with protein MYDVAVVGDVLREILAAIRTVAKRFAPVRSVDDFVQSEAGLEKLDAICMQLIAIGESIKRLDKITGGTLLPRYPQVEWKRVMGMRDVLTHHYFDLDAEVVYSVCAHHIGTLEQTVAQMLADLDNP; from the coding sequence ATGTATGACGTAGCGGTGGTCGGGGATGTCCTCCGCGAGATACTGGCTGCCATACGAACGGTGGCCAAGCGATTTGCGCCGGTACGCTCGGTTGACGATTTTGTGCAGTCCGAGGCAGGATTGGAGAAACTGGACGCCATCTGCATGCAGTTGATCGCCATCGGGGAGAGCATCAAGCGCCTTGACAAGATCACCGGAGGCACGCTGCTGCCTCGGTACCCGCAAGTGGAGTGGAAGCGCGTCATGGGCATGCGGGACGTGCTAACGCATCACTACTTTGACCTGGATGCCGAGGTGGTGTACTCCGTCTGTGCGCACCACATCGGTACGTTGGAGCAGACGGTCGCCCAGATGCTTGCGGACTTGGACAACCCCTAG